atttataaatttttaaaactcaCTATGTGAATGTCATCAAACCCTGTGAtgattattcagattttagaaaaaatttatatatattggaaaaattatagattagagtattttatttatacattgttttatggtgtcacgtggtaatttaaaaccccaaatattttaaaatgaaccatgAAAtgtatagaactataaaattggaaagaaggttagacctactcaaggataaatcaacttaatCAAGTAtcattagcgattaggagtaatagtgttatcaaaaacgataggaaaatgtataaatgtgatttaataattatgagaacccattggtaagatcaaaaaaaaaaaaaattaaagcggcttacttattattggcggattataaaaaaaaaatgcatgaacatgaggttagaattattgtttacattttgaaaagaattagtcgatcttggataaatcgataattattagaatcaatactgaacgaatcagctgattattcgatcaacccatataacaggttgaattatataaattttactcataaggatatattatgtatactaaaggaaagTCGATGCGTAGAAATACGAACTCCATTATTTCtggtaaatatttattataatctaaaaagcatgataatcaagagtatacaaaactcatataaaaactaaatgtattaacatcgcatgttagaatttatttatgaaatcaatttaagatgaacactccatacatttgtataaaaactcttttttagttagttattttttctattataaagccgaggaagccctgattcccaaggtaACCAATTgcattgagtttattaaattgaaggccaatcagagagtagcttacagaatattcgtggaagagacaaatttttctgaaaacctccttcttctggcttaagatcccgacctgagaggatgcacatggagtttagggttctttcttcctctttttaaaattttaaaactattaagccaaaactttttttttaatgtaaagtatttgtattaaatgtcaactatctgtgaactcagtgctgtcgaAGAGTTCATAATTTGTAacgattcccataaaaatatctttaattcaaaagaaacttataagaatctggatcacacgttagcccagcagtgacgaaaaggagcctacctaattaattattggaaataattaattcaatccacgagaccatcaagaacttcaattcagtgagtgataagtcaaacaaGCTCGTTTTTTCTATGTTCAGTGGggtaattgataaaaaaaaagcgctattcaaattaacttgaattaaataaaaagtcaccacgtgttgaataatatcacatagttcataagaacattttataatttatttaatatgtaggaagcttacttccatgcacagcccgaattcatataaatccctgagatctcatgtttgaatattaatttattaattataattttgttaattgaacaaagtatatcatatcaaacttatagaccgaacaggtttttgtttgcagaattttgtattgattggaagtataagtatcagtattaaatataatatatttatgaatttgaaactcactatcgtgaatattagcaaagcctgtgataattattcagattttagaaatagattatttaagtgaattatagatatatcgaatattttatgcacaccttttttatgggaatatattttgtgttttatgtcagcatacaaactcatagaattttttattacatcctaactcatctcgtgatatacagtttgagctgttttaataccaacaaatatttggcagcacttaaaattattgaatcgagtaatataatcttattcagagcactcaatatttatcatccttcgatgatattcatctcatctaccagaacaagtatattaagaaattatataataaggttctagttatatcatataaggatccagagagcttcaagaactggcgttgtaagttctaaggaattttggaagggtatattggtgaatacttgtattcacgacgagcgttttaagaatcaactagaaacaactatagttggtccttattattctctagtgatgcatggttactgataatcagtcatcaaatattcttttactttccttattggtattcttcaagaacttcatagaagcagcggtaagaattatcaatcactggtcactgaaccttatggtgattatttgtatttataaaattcatgtttctaccactgagctagagctgaggtttgaacccagtaattttgcgagccggacggcctcaattttttgtgaatttattcgcaaaagagggaatttagagactgctcttataaatatcagaaacatcgtattatctgtgaaggatttacaattcacaacttcacataatggcttcacaacgtgggactctatcataagagataacccctcaGGAAGCACCATTTCAcaatgggaatatattttgtgttttatgtcagcaaacaaatcatagaaatttattttttcctaactcatctcgtgatatacagtttgagctgtcttggtaccaaaatattctgcagcatatgaaattattgaatcattaatattaatcttGTTGAAagcattcagtacttatcatcctttgatgatagtcacattGGTCTGCCAAAAaagtatattgataattattttaataaggttccagttatatcatataaggatccagagagcttcagaactggcgttgtaagttctaaggaattttagaaggataaattggtgaacacctgtattcatgacaagcgttttaaggatcaactagaaaaactatagttggtctttattattctttattgtatGCATGgtctgataatcagtcatcactattcttttgatttcctcattggtatcttcaagaacttcataggaGCAGCagtaagaattaataatcactggtcattgaaccttatggtgattaattGCAtctggaaaattcatgtatctactactgagctaaagctgaggtttgaacacagcaattttgcgagccggacggccttaattttttgtgaatttatttgcaaaagagggaatttagcaaCCGCTCATATAAACGTCAAATTTACAACTTGACACAATGTCACCCAACCAGTGGGGCAAAGGTTTACCATTTGACAGTCtgtatgtgagtgtgtgtgtgtatgtgtgtgtgtatgagtgtatgtgcgtctgtgtacacgatatctcatctcccaatagtAGACTGATATAGATACTTCTGCTAAGAATCTTTGCACAATccccgagaaataaggaaaaatttttgcgcaaatccccctccccctcccccctccatCTCTgcgcccccctctcctccccctctccctctccttctccttctccctctcctctccctctccctctccctcaccctcaacctctccctctccctctccctctccttctccttctccctctccctctcccctctcccagtgaggacgagggggagggaaaaagggaaaaaaaatttccctttttggaggaaaaattctctactgacagattgaagtgaatccatatttctactgacagattaaagtgaatccatctaatgctatactgtcaaattaaagtgaatgctagatgagggaaaaaataatttccctttgagggaaaaattctctactgacagattaagtGAATCattaatgctatactgtcaaattaaagtgaatccatctttatactgacagattaaagtgaatccatctaatgctatactgtcaaattaaagtgaatgctgaatgagtgaatctgtataatgtccctttgagggaaaaattctctactgtcaaattaaagtgaatccatctttatactgagtgaatctgttacatctttatactgtaaaattaatacaattggtttgctttccacccgacagttaagaaaaatttcacaaatttatattgaaattttctatgtgctgtacaaaccgcaggcgttgctttttaagtgtgctctccgagaatatctatagtaaatttagtacgaacaagcattccaaaaatggctataggtatcctcagacctatatcacttggggtatcagctctattgatgtcttaacagtgagaggtcaatgatcttttacattttttatctgcaatgtcatacaagcatttccaaagttcatcggtatttgtaacaatagttgagaaatcatttgcactacaataatgtagatgacctgtatctagtatgtccaataattcgaaaatctcagataaaattggaaaatgtacattttctgtttttgttaacgctagatcaacatcatcgccttggaatcctgttgaaaatttaatattttttgcaatagaatcaaattcattgaatgaaactgACATCAAGAGgggagttaattttttgaattttgcagagctaaaacactgcatgacctagatcaagctatgaactataattgataaggtaggaatgtgtacttagctgtaacagttgtgtctgagggggcgtatctcttgataaatggccatagatatcctcagacctatatcacttgggtcATCAGCTCTATTGagtcttaacagagagaggtcaatgatcttttacattttttactgcaatgtcatacaagcatttccaaagttcatcggaatttgtaacaatagttgagaatcatttgcactacaataatgtagatgtcctgtatctagtatgtccaataattcgaaaatctcagataaaattggaaaatgtgagggaaaaaataatttccctgaggaaaaaattctctactatcagattaaagtgaatccatatttctactgacagattaaagtgaatccatctaataacttatactgtaaaattgcaaataattggtttgctttccacccgacagttaagaaaaatttcacaaatttatattgaaattttctatgtgctgtacaaactgCAGGCGTTACTTTTTAAGTgtgttctccgagaatatctatagtaaatttagtatgaacaagcattccaaaaatggctatagatatcctcagacctatatcacttggggtatcagctctattgatgtcttaacagagagaggtcaatgatctaagttgatcttttacattttttatctgcaatgtcatacaagcatttccaaagttcatccagaggcgagttaattttttgaatttttcaaagctaaaacactgcatgacctcgattaagttatgaacaataaaattgataaggtaggaatgtgcacttagctgtaacacagTTGTCTCTGGGGGGGATATctaattgtagacagacaacatgtacgagCTTTATGCAATCcagtgcatgcaagcaataaacacactgtaattcctttccgttgtagaagaatccataacgtgcaaagtttcttttctgcgcattcgtatacatcggtgccaatttcatactttgcattcgattgttttcgcacaagaaattatttgtttgatacatatttttaaacagcaaagaattataatgttgggcactGTACAACGCAcaccttccatcgggtctatatttatgtatcttacatgcatcataacaccacgaagtggtgaaaaagctgaaatcaggcttgagaaagtcctccggtatgcattgtacgttagaatgcaatcttctcaaaaactttgctttctcagttccttttgtgaaaattttctcataacctgcaaggtaatcacgtattaatgagtcactgtattctaaatctccatcttcccattttattttatgatagttacgttccagccatgttacgtcgttatacaattttgcgctcaattccatctttggaaatggtgatttgaaatggaatacagcataattattgctctcatcgacaatagcaagttctttcacaataatttgattacaagtttgtttaaaccagtgaagatcaaccgtagcaattttcgtagatgtctgcttttgcactcctttctgttcctcttcacgtATCTGTTCCTCCTCacgtttctgctcctccacctcctcttccccctcctctcccgacttctggattggtgtactgcttctccttggttcataatggaaatttgttgattcaatatcgtaaagtaccgacgactgagctttgtccaaaatatcagaatcaagatcacaaagtatagagcgagtttgtggcttgtccaaaatatcagaacacaaagaataggacatgattcctgttcaaaggtaaaactgataatggcttacatttggcgcagtacacaccttatataacctgcagtgatgcactctatcaacaaattactgaacttctcaaTTTAACAGcacgtactccggagtacatatcatgttattttcataatttctccggtttgattcgcattttattctgaaatcgcacggtaaatgtaaaaaagaaatttcctgcatcgcgaatacgtcagagagatttttgacactttcggtaggcaaaattaaatttttagattcctacaagtttatgtctgaatccttggaagtattggtgcgtaatttggtagaaagtacagacatggaaaagaagttgggGAAAGAAAGTACATTGGAAAGAACTTCCTCCAATAGAATGATTTAACGGACACACCTCTGACACGCGAAGAATATCaacatgcacaaagagtgttctcaacattcaattttcattacctttcaactcaatgctcGAACATTaactctgtgggtagatgacacaagctgataagtcatgatttgtaaacttttcaggagagcaatttgaaagtttgacATAGCTGCAaacattatctataatattttttcttacccattttacactaatataatcagctgatcctcgactatttaaatagtcttacccattttacactaatataatcagctgatcctcgactatttaaatagaaaatatcaagggataaaacaatttttttaaattaactattgagaatttttgcaagtgatgtcagagatatcatgttttgccatctgccaaatgtttcaaatcacaatgtaacagtatagggaatatcttaaaaatcgattttatagaatttgaatatattttttaaaaattaattgatattatttacaagtattgatcaaggtaaccaaacttgaactgtttgcaaagttgtatgggttatgtagttctcaatatgggttattgattttcagattttataatagcctaccagtacatacacttatcaaattttgtcatcttttgataattggattataatacaaaccggtagaagagtgttgagatatatgtacttatcaatatttgtcaacttggggtttggaagaaaatgcaGTATCAGGCTTAAGCAAGGTctatatctcagctatttaaAAAGGTACAACATATTTAGTTATACCATCttagatctaatttttctgaacacaaccatatgcataactcaatatggtcaaaaatgtgacttatcaacttgtgtcatctacccacagaactaaagttaattaattaatcattacactaacttaatctaaaagaaaaaatggaattttctattaatttggaataatactttgaattcgCCTATTCAGatcatctatttgaaatgaattttcaaaatgcatttcaaatagttgatgtgaaaagtcaaacacaataaaagaatgAATGGAATACCAATCCAGCCATGTGTACGATGTACACAAGACCTTGCAAGGTCGcaaatgaatgaaatgcatCACACCAGATGTGGCAGGCCAACGCCCTCACTTCGCAACAAGGAGGCAGAGCGTTGAGCCGACCTTGACACAGTGAGCGATCGCCCGATGTTGTCAGCTCATGCGCATGCTTGCGCGTGCGTACACACTTCATTCTATAAAacacattttaatttttcttatcaCTCAATGCAACTTGGAGAGTGTGGAGAGTTCTCTACACGTATACTAGTGTGATAGGTGAGTGAAAActtttatagaataacaaactattttttattgatatataacaagtaaattatgCGGTTaacaaagtaggttatgtaTATGCTGATAGGCGATGCAATTGTCACCTTAACacaaaacttgtaaattatagATTCATACAACCTCAGCTGAGTGAAGTGGAGGAaacacaatacttgaaaattatagattataatgaaaatatatgtaatggCTTGTGCAAAactaaatacttgaaaattgtgatttacaaGATATAGGTTATATTGCCGAAAGACGATGTAATGTCAAGTCCGAAAATTTGTTAcaagattattaacaaaataagtaataataaaattcaaaaatgttaactggtaatataattatcatgatttaaattttatgcattttaacaATGTTTATGTCAGTCATGCACTGATTAAATGTTTCAcaaacagtaacaatgatttgcattatcaaattgcattatttgcattaataaatgattttcattttaaaagtaataatatcgtaaattcataaaatgttaactgAAACCCTAAAAGTAAATCCGAAATTTGTTAcaagattattaacaaaataagtaataataaattcataaaatgttaactggtaatataattatcatgatttaaattttatgcattttaacaATGTTTATGTCAGTCATGTACTGATTAATATGTTTCAcaaacagtaacaatgatttgcattatcaaattgcattatttgcattaataaatgattttcattttaaaagtaataatatcgtaaattcataaaatgttactGAAACCCTAAAAGTAAATCTGAAAATTTGTTAcaagattattaacaaaataagtaataagtatataattatcatgatttaattttatgcattttaacaATGTTATGTCAGTCATGCACTGATTAATATGTTTCAcaaacagtaacaatgatttgcattatcaaattgcattatttgcattaatatgttttcattttaaagtaataatatcgtaaattcataaaatgttaactgAAACCCTAAAAGTAAATCTGAAAATTGTTAcaagattattaacaaaataagtaataataaaattcataaaatgttaactggtaatataattatcatgatttaaattttatgcattttaacaatgtatgtCAGTCATGTACTGATTAATATGTTTCAcaaacagtaacaatgatttgcatttacttttaaaattttggatgTCTTTGGAGGTCAAGATCTGCGTGAAACGTTCAGGTATGTAAACATCTGTTGTTCTCTGACCTGACAGCCGGATCTTGAGCACCACGCGACGTCCATGTTGATTGCAGACCTCCCTCACGTCCTCAATAGGGTAAGGCGTACCCTCCATCAACTCTCTTAGAGGAGTCCAGGGTTTCGGAGCATACCTATTGATGACAGTGAGGAAGTGCTCCTCGGGGAGAATTTCATCCTCCTCCTGCTGTAACAGCGTCATTATGGAGctgtcctcctcatcctcttccaccgcacgtttctgttgaaaaatatttcattagactcttatttgtttcaggttataaaatcatACAAGAGAGAATCTTgcgctcaacagattcactactcaaaactgTGACTAATAACTCGCATTCTCTGACATGAGAGAGTGATCTTgcgctcaacagattcactactcaaaaATGTGAGTAATAACTTGGAAATTCTCTGACATAACTCTCAATtatcggaaaaaaatttttcactTCATTACATCAACATAAATGATTGcagaaaacataaatatttcaCCTTTATATCAtgcaaatttttgtttcacactCAAACAACTATGATTGGTTTtcatataagtaataataatttgtcatcaagttattgcagaataatatgattggatttataataacaatattattcgaatttcacgtttcattaCTCAtgcaaatttttgtttcacacgaatATTATAACAGTTTATGCATTATTCGaatcagtaatttgatatagtaagtaatatatatataagtaataactcggaaattctccgattacttgaACTCATTCAAATTGGTagatattgaattgtttcatgcGACATATTAGTAAACATGTTTAAACAATACAACCATCGTGAGAATTTATCTGTGTTCGGATTGTTTTGATAGCACATTTGATAGCTAGTCTTCGCTCACAGTATAAGAAAATCAGTAATGACTTGTAATGCACacaaaagattaaaaaattcacattttataaagattttgtgtacattacaataataattttttgtatgcTAACCTTCGATTGAGTGAGGACGCCGGCTCCTCATCGTCGTCGACAAACAGCCTCCTCTTGACAGACTGCTTGGGGGCGGGTACCGATGTGAGCGCTGCTCGGCGTGGTGCCCAAGTAGCTTGCGGGAGAGGGCTGCTGTCTCCCACGATGATGCTGGAATCCTCATCTTGGACGAAGATCCCTTGTTTCTTCAAGGGATCTGAGGTTGAGGCTGAGGAGGAGGTGGCGGCAGCAGCAGAGGCGACAGCTGATGTTGTAGCCGTGCTGCGGCGCTTCTGCTGTTGCTCCCAGAAGTTGAGTTCCCTCTCCGGAGGCGGGCTGTCTGGCAATAAGAATGTTGTGGAGGATGCACGGTGTGACTTGTCCATTTTAAAGTGTCGAGAAGCGCGTACTAATAGCTCTCTAACGTGAATGATGATTTTCCACTGAGAAAAGCGATTATATAGCAAGTCGTTTCTCTGTCTGTTGCAGGCTTGTACGAGTGAGATAGAAACACAAAGGAGGCGTGTATCACAATTGGCGAACACTGCCGATACTCCCCAGAGCTTTAGCACGAGTCGATAACATTGATTGTAagtgaaaatttttgttatattctcatatttttgtgaaataacactaaattgatttataatatatatttagtgtTACAGTTTGGTTACATTGTTTttccacagcattttctcacctcacaactcggtctCATAAGCAATTGTGCTCTCGTGAAGGAACCTTACCTGCATCTAGAAAATCATAGCCGAGGAGCTACTActgaaccgagtcgaggagcAGAGAAGCctttatttcatttcgtcaaatcaacacatgtaagttcatttttacttaatttttctcctcctcctttgtcctcctttctcctcctttgtactctgttctcctcctcctcccctccgaggacaaaaattgtcctccgttctcctcctttgtcctcctttgtcctcctcctccactcgtttagcaggaaagaaaaatgagagaggaatcaggAGAAGGGGTGAGAGCTCAATGTCATGAGGattgtcacaataattttctttatttttaaattattatacatacatcaaagcatatctatgaccaaatcaaatacagaaagtactctttccttattcctactgggaataaaacatctagcttgattctaattttataattcaaatctatgttcggttttcaaattcttcctctaaccaatagtttgaaaatgcttccacattttcaaactgtaggataccgagtattgtttctattgtacacttcttttattgcaataatgactaactCTATACCTTGTGGTAACTCTTCCAATCTTTtacactgtcctacttttactttccctttaatttccagcattgtgatgttattatactgctccacttctttttgtgtgaagggagtgtcttccaagtttttccaaacatctggGAGAAACTTaactgattctattctaggaaatgtatgtccattatagcttgacataccattgactgtaattacacaaattttctcttcccttggtagacaaataatttcttttttgtcagtgtaagggattacaaaataaccctctttcttgagagtttcgatagctttgtatgcattaatgaaaacatttttatgcagccctttacaaagtaaat
The Nilaparvata lugens isolate BPH unplaced genomic scaffold, ASM1435652v1 scaffold5686, whole genome shotgun sequence genome window above contains:
- the LOC120356065 gene encoding uncharacterized protein LOC120356065 translates to MTLLQQEEDEILPEEHFLTVINRYAPKPWTPLRELMEGTPYPIEDVREVCNQHGRRVVLKIRLSGQRTTDVYIPERFTQILTSKDIQNFKSKCKSLLLFVKHINQYMTDINIVKMHKI